A genome region from Trichoderma asperellum chromosome 7, complete sequence includes the following:
- a CDS encoding uncharacterized protein (EggNog:ENOG41), which translates to MTTITPIYNAISSIKTFTAVINITANYLLAIPVEHMGDRKQASVEPQNILHNYFSHGQDQHSDVIVARDIKRKASTEISKNDLLKKTDHEGQAEYFRSATLSGLPTDIILIIMDYVEFIEDIIGFRLVNKLLCSTVQKL; encoded by the coding sequence ATGACAACCATAACACCCATATATAACGCTATATCTTCGATAAAGACCTTTACCGCTGTCATTAACATCACTGCTAACTACCTGCTTGCCATTCCTGTTGAGCATATGGGCGACCGGAAGCAGGCATCAGTTGAGCCTCAGAACATACTACACAACTACTTCTCCCACGGCCAAGACCAGCACAGCGATGTGATAGTAGCAAGAGACATCAAACGCAAAGCTAGCACTGAAATTTCGAAAAATGAtctgttgaagaagacggatCATGAAGGCCAAGCGGAGTATTTCCGATCGGCTACATTATCCGGTCTTCCTACAGATATCATCTTGATTATAATGGACTATGTTGAATTCATCGAAGACATTATCGGCTTCAGATTGGTTAACAAGCTTCTTTGCAGCACCGTTCAAAAACTGTGA
- a CDS encoding uncharacterized protein (EggNog:ENOG41), protein MSTESRPTEAVNGHKTQKSDPTKEEASRPPWDEAKSTFVQPPEPGWTFGSGANHTHAPASAAATAAKHVAIDPFAPDRKALDNYRLLVSGVVPRPIALISTRSPDGTVENLAPMSFFQMVNIDPPILAVGLTSSLKEAKDTLLNLIQARECVINVVSEGFIEAVNATSINAPYGVSEWDIAGLTPVRDCQTVSCARVKESIFSIEAHLESVREFTSRSNPGKKSGCLVLLEVTYFWAREDALNEDKNHLDLAVLRPMSRLGGNMYGRTTQVIELKRLDFEKDLNGFEGLEKLKDAKEKQ, encoded by the exons ATGAGTACCGAGTCTCGGCCTACCGAGGCCGTAAATGGACACAAGACGCAAAAGTCGGATCCAACGAAAGAGGAAGCATCACGACCACCATGGGACGAAGCCAAATCAACTTTTGTCCAACCTCCTGAGCCTGGCTGGACCTTCGGCTCTGGTGCCAACCACACGCACGCACCAGCTTCGGCCGCTGCGACGGCTGCTAAGCATGTCGCCATCGACCCTTTTGCTCCAGACCGTAAAGCATTGGACAATTACAGACTGCTCGTGAGCGGAGTCGTTCCACGGCCCATTGCACTCATTTCAACGCGGTCTCCCGATGGCACAGTCGAGAACTTGGCGCCGATGAGCTTCTTCCAGATGGTGAACATAGACCCACCTATCTTGGCAGTCGGATTAACGAGCTCATtgaaagaagccaaagataCATTGCTCAACCTCATCCAGGCGAGGGAGTGCGTCATAAATGTCGTTAGCGAAGGATTCATCGAGGCTGTGAATGCCACAAGCATTAATGCCCCCTACGGAGTTTCTGAGTGGGATATAGCTGGCTTGACGCCTGTGCGTGATTGCCAAACTGTGTCGTGCGCACGCGTCAAGGAATCAATCTTTAGTATCGAGGCTCATCTTGAAAGTGTTCGAGAGTTTACTAGTCGCAGCAACCCTGGAAAGAAATCGGGATGCCTTGTTTTACTTGAGGTTACGTATTTTTGGGCGAGAGAAGACGCTCTCAATGAGGATAAGAATCATCTGGACCTTGCG GTACTACGTCCGATGAGTAGACTAGGAGGTAATATGTACGGCAGAACTACACAAGTTATCGAACTGAAGCGCCTGGACTTTGAAAAAGATTTGAATGGGTTTGAAGGCTTGGAAAAGCTAAAGGATGCCAAagaaaagcaataa
- a CDS encoding uncharacterized protein (TransMembrane:1 (o12-43i)): MQKDNIYLDMNIVSWISSIISAIARLFSIAGFVLALALAVFILNRRLARRQAPAPPITESKKKEMQAKLAMLMEDRRGQQAQVGVGRGAGLGDQLPLFPTFSLWPSRLSLSQSRFEHGLADKVLDYYFWCVGGLLQVSEVGHDLTCPYFGIQVTASARDSSGSKTSKTSKTDSSSRWTVL, translated from the coding sequence ATGCAAAAAGATAACATATATCTTGATATGAACATCGTTAGCTGGATATCCAGCATTATCTCTGCCATCGCCCGTCTCTTCAGCATCGCCGGCTtcgtcctcgccctcgccctcgccgtATTTATCCTAAATAGGCGCCTGGCCCGACGACAGGCACCCGCCCCGCCAATAACCgagtccaagaagaaggagatgcaGGCGAAGTTGGCGATGTTGATGGAGGACAGGCGAGGGCAGCAGGCGCAGGTAGGTGTGGGCAGAGGAGCTGGATTGGGGGATCAGTTGCCCCTATTCCCAACTTTCTCCCTATGGCCATCGCGACTTTCACTCTCGCAGAGTCGGTTTGAACATGGTTTGGCTGATAAAGTCTTGGACTATTATTTTTGGTGCGTTGGGGGTCTTCTCCAGGTATCTGAGGTTGGTCATGACTTGACTTGTCCATACTTTGGGATACAAGTGACCGCATCGGCCAGAGATTCCTCCGGTTCGAAGACATCGAAGACATCGAAGACCGATTCTTCAAGCCGGTGGACAGTACTGTAA
- a CDS encoding uncharacterized protein (EggNog:ENOG41), with amino-acid sequence MLGCLSAATEERIRSRHILGSKVYSLALSSSDKISSGIRDLSTEDVARCNPYLAYSRWVPSCLQQLVKLFTRADPELAEKASLSLKIFTMTLEIFAESSGLGQLVLSMLQPAFHRGFGLFNEVMD; translated from the coding sequence ATGCTGGGATGTCTCTCAGCAGCGACGGAAGAACGAATTCGTTCCCGCCACATCCTCGGATCCAAAGTGTATTCTCtggccttgtcttcctccGACAAAATCAGTTCTGGTATTCGCGATTTATCTACTGAAGATGTAGCACGTTGCAACCCTTATCTCGCCTACTCTCGGTGGGTGCCTTCGTGCCTCCAGCAGCTTGTCAAACTATTCACTCGGGCCGATCCGGAGCTGGCAGAGAAAGCGTCGCTTTCCTTGAAAATTTTTACCATGACTCTAGAAATATTTGCAGAATCTTCAGGCCTTGGCCAATTGGTTCTGAGTATGTTGCAGCCGGCTTTCCATCGCGGTTTTGGGCTATTCAATGAAGTCATGGACTAA
- a CDS encoding uncharacterized protein (EggNog:ENOG41), producing the protein MPTATASSSGRPKPFFPKTDAVILSSKHEPQPALPQSVWPIYDPDNADKPIEPWNPEVEKNYYPSQDDEYAPSTAPNAPLGNAGQYLRSFLTENERLRTSMLWYYTRDILNEPEFLSGLQQKANLAQESSGWDFVVIGIQDLNYYIRLATVGLPLAMHPRGESLCAHTIAQPHDIFHLPNMMEDWRFRDCPYAKAAGIRAYAGAPIRLQMEAGERVNIGSLTVISKTVQEPLTKLQQQTLARLADWVAADIVQSARAKRQRERRRISELLSAAQSEADNTGSEEPVLGILRTTYPDATITVQSCKDAHVEIENHDPIPLSDLEDGLWEDTDYLDDFIQTSNQKPFPSNKVVRAIVAPCETLSGSSLLVVASKDFRLVFDDVDSWFVKSCATMLSQIWHKRLLKEAMKAKEKFLRGFSHQLRTPIHGILGSADLLTEELVSQKHRESRNMEPLPEIKPAGEPEESIIYLDTIKSSGRDLISIVNNMITLNRWADIAMKDRQYALHTVYELETELSNEMRKAISDDTRYRASVFFNHDSQLDCVSFKTDLGLLRDSLLQLIINAIQNTSEGIITVTITVQPGQQQLVVDIEDTGRGIHSDDQKRIFEPYEKVGMHSTGAGLGLTLASNFATLLHGSVSLVWSEIDRGSHFRATFREMECVSLPPSQPLVQKVKALPSKFCNMTCGSDNTSLCSNFTRFLARNGFTSSESLDGCFVVFDYVSGLEKHRSHLSQIPTGNVAICLVPASEVNICLEQHPRNIFYVTAPFLTSTMISVLKDADNYLSEAKASREYMSQLALLTPPETHKGQSTDKEDRISSFFDRQITNPPGGNDGLLTPPFDPNTETSAKASSVASIPSSITISKPMALLVDDNNINLRILQMYCTKRGLPYCSATDGLQAVEAFAKQQSLAANGEGTWIQLIFMDLQMPVCDGFKATQQIRQLEKENKWGESILFIVTGQDSQSDRTTAEEVGADEFLVKPAPVKVLDRNVVRHFPAFKVG; encoded by the exons ATGCccacagcaacagcttccAGCAGCGGGCGGCCGAAGCCTTTCTTCCCCAAGACAGATGCGGTCATCTTGTCGTCGAAACATGAGCCCCAGCCAGCTCTCCCGCAGAGCGTCTGGCCCATCTACGATCCAGACAATGCCGATAAGCCAATTGAGCCCTGGAATCCTGAAGTAGAAAAGAATTATTATCCTTCTCAGGACGACGAATATGCGCCGTCCACGGCCCCCAATGCGCCACTGGGCAATGCCGGGCAATATCTGCGCAGCTTTCTAACGGAGAATGAGAGGCTCAGGACGTCCATGCTGTGGTACTATACTCGGGATATCCTCAATGAGCCCGAGTTCCTATCTGGGCTTCAGCAGAAGGCAAACCTAGCTCAAGAATCCAGTGGCTGGGACTTTGTCGTAATCGGCATTCAAGATCTCAATTACTATATTCGTCTGGCAACTGTTGGGCTTCCCTTGGCCATGCATCCACGCGGAGAGTCTCTTTGTGCACACACAATTGCTCAGCCTCAT GATATTTTCCATCTGCCTAATATGATGGAGGACTGGAGATTTAGAGACTGTCCGTatgccaaggctgctggaATCCGTGCATATGCTGGAGCTCCAATTCGCCTACAAATGGAGGCTGGGGAGCGCGTCAACATAGGAAGTCTTACGGTGATCTCGAAAACAGTCCAAGAACCTTTGACCaagcttcagcagcagacGCTTGCTCGGCTGGCTGACTGGGTCGCCGCCGATATCGTTCAATCGGCGAGAGCAAAGCGCCAGCGAGAGCGCCGCCGAATTTCAGAACTTCTCTCTGCAGCACAGAGCGAGGCAGACAATACGGGGTCAGAGGAACCGGTTTTGGGGATATTGAGAACTACGTACCCGGATGCGACAATTACCGTGCAATCATGCAAAGACGCTCATGTCGAGATTGAAAATCATGACCCAATACCCTTGTCTGACTTGGAAGATGGGCTGTGGGAAGATACTGACTATCTGGATGATTTTATCCAAACTTCAAATCAAAAGCCTTTCCCATCAAACAAGGTAGTGCGCGCAATTGTTGCTCCTTGCGAAACCTTATCGGGATCTTCCCTGCTTGTTGTGGCGTCCAAAGATTTTCGACTAGTGTTTGACGATGTAGACTCTTGGTTTGTCAAGTCGTGCGCAACCATGCTCTCTCAGATATGGCACAAGAGACTTCTAAAAGAAGCAAtgaaagcaaaagaaaagttcCTTCGAGGGTTTTCTCACCAGCTTCGAACCCCAATCCATGGGATCCTCGGTTCTGCAGACCTACTAACAGAAGAGCTTGTGTCACAAAAACACCGTGAAAGCAGAAATATGGAGCCATTGCCAGAGATTAAGCCGGCGGGTGAGCCTGAAGAATCGATCATTTATCTGGATACCATCAAGTCATCAGGACGAGATTTGATTTCCATAGTCAACAACATGATTACGCTAAACAGATGGGCTGACATCGCCATGAAAGACAGACAGTATGCTTTACACACCGTCTACGAGCTTGAGACAGAGTTATCCAACGAGATGCGCAAAGCTATATCAGATGATACTCGCTACAGGGCCTCTGTTTTCTTTAACCATGACTCCCAATTAGACTGTGTCAGCTTCAAAACTGATCTCGGTCTACTTCGTGATAGCTTACTTCAGCTTATCATCAATGCCATACAGAACACTTCAGAAGGCATCATAACGGTGACCATAACTGTACAGCCAGGTCAACAACAACTTGTTGTTGATATTGAGGATACTGGTCGTGGCATTCACTCAGACGACCAAAAACGTATATTCGAGCCTTATGAAAAGGTTGGAATGCACTCGACGGGTGCCGGCTTGGGCTTAACTCTCGCTTCCAATTTTGCAACACTGCTCCACGGATCTGTCAGTCTAGTATGGTCAGAAATCGACCGCGGGTCACATTTTAGGGCTACCTTCCGGGAGATGGAGTGTGTTTCTTTACCACCATCGCAGCCGCTTGTTCAAAAAGTCAAGGCTTTGCCTTCCAAGTTTTGCAATATGACGTGCGGCTCGGATAATACATCATTATGCAGCAACTTCACTCGTTTTTTGGCTAGGAATGGTTTTACATCCTCGGAGAGTTTGGATGGCTGCTTTGTAGTTTTCGACTATGTGTCCGGACTGGAGAAGCACCGTTCACACCTATCTCAAATCCCAACAGGAAATGTTGCCATCTGCCTCGTCCCAGCTTCTGAAGTGAACATTTGCTTGGAACAACACCCTAGGAACATATTTTATGTCACCGCGCCATTTTTAACCTCGACAATGATCTCGGTACTCAAAGACGCAGATAATTATCTTTCAGAGGCTAAAGCCTCACGTGAATACATGTCTCAACTAGCCCTGCTCACTCCACCAGAAACACACAAAGGCCAGAGCACGGATAAAGAAGACAGGATTTCATCTTTCTTCGATAGACAGATAACCAACCCACCCGGTGGTAACGATGGTTTGTTAACGCCGCCATTTGATCCCAACACGGAAACGTCTGCGAAAGCAAGCTCTGTTGCTTCAATTCCCTCATCTATCACCATCTCCAAGCCCATGGCACTGCTTGTTGACGATAATAATATCAACCTCCGAATTCTGCAGATGTATTGCACCAAACGAGGTCTTCCATACTGCTCCGCGACTGATGGACTACAAGCTGTGGAAGCATTTGCAAAGCAGCAGTCATTGGCTGCCAATGGCGAAGGAACATGGATTCAGCTGATCTTCATGGACCTCCAAATGCCGGTATGCGATGGTTTTAAGGCGACCCAGCAGATACGACAGCTGGAAAAGGAGAATAAGTGGGGAGAAAGCATTCTCTTCATTGTGACCGGCCAGGATAGCCAATCGGATAGAACAACTGCGGAGGAAGTTGGTGCTGATGAGTTCTTAGTAAAACCGGCTCCCGTTAAGGTCCTGGATCGTAACGTCGTACGACACTTTCCAGCATTTAAAGTTGGCTGA
- a CDS encoding uncharacterized protein (EggNog:ENOG41~TransMembrane:7 (o6-30i42-67o87-110i131-156o176-198i210-232o244-267i)), with the protein MPESRVAVFLGVDIGITMLALGVVVLRVVNRWSRGRLAISDYLVSIAMLAAIIHMILDIIITARFGYARHQKDLPPSLQGSYKTSLMFWLIQIFTKLPLLFSKLSLTFVYHDLMDPRLEFTLIRISRAVNYFLMVVIAGFFTAATLVSMFACNPIYKSWLPKTPGKCIDTTIMFNYVTSGINIFTSACLICIPLPVLYLSKNKGIEVKQLTALVLFGLIDTAISIIRLRMIADLQNVKKDFTWLIIPTHIIIVVEMNITIIAASVVVMRPAFKAIFEFFLSLRGSHKKSSNEESISSREQPNQEIRVVREFELASENDSKEHILLGNL; encoded by the exons ATGCCGGAATCTAGAGTCGCTGTCTTTCTCGGTGTTGATATCGGCATCACAATGCTGGCTCTAGGCGTGGTTGTACTGAGAGTCGTGAATCGATGGTCGAGGGGCCGCCTGGCGATTTCAGACTATTTGGTGAGCATAGCTATG CTCGCTGCTATTATACATATGATTCTTGATATCATCA TCACAGCTCGGTTTGGCTATGCTCGCCACCAAAAAGACCTCCCACCCAGCCTCCAAGGATCCTACAAGACCTCTCTC ATGTTTTGGCTCATCCAAATTTTCACCAAACTCCCCTTATTGTTCAGCAAGCTCTCTTTGACATTTGTCTATCACGATCTCATGGACCCCCGCCTCGAATTTACCCTGATCAGAATCTCCCGTGCGGTCAACTACTTTCTCATGGTCGTTATCGCAGGCTTCTTCACCGCCGCCACGCTCGTGAGTATGTTCGCCTGCAACCCGATCTACAAGAGCTGGCTGCCCAAGACTCCGGGCAAATGCATCGATACGACTATCATGTTCAACTATGTCACTAGCGGTATCAACATCTTCACCAGCGCATGCCTCATTTGCATCCCTTTGCCGGTGCTATATCTGTCTAAGAACAAGGGGATCGAGGTTAAACAACTCACAGCCCTGGTCCTTTTTGGGTTGAT CGACACCGCaatctccatcatccgccTCCGCATGATCGCAGATCTTCAAAACGTTAAAAAAGACTTCACCT GGCTTATCATCCCCACTCACATTATTATCGTCGTTGAAATGAATATTACAATCATCGCCGCCTCCGTTGTCGTCATGCGGCCTGCCTTCAAAGCCATATTCgagttcttcttgtctttaCGTGGCAGCCACAAGAAGTCCAGCAATGAGGAGTCCATTAGCAGCAGAGAACAGCCGAATCAGGAGATTCGTGTGGTAAGAGAGTTCGAGTTGGCGAGCGAGAATGACAGTAAGGAGCATATACTTTTAGGTAATCTTTGA
- a CDS encoding uncharacterized protein (EggNog:ENOG41): MATQVRVEGVYGPGSFTDTAFTPVPVESKRLLVELAKKTPGFTTDQSLIDGVKFVGNELPCIPGPIKSQAFTAALHGLAGIIGQEILQLRGFATSGETTINTDAAGMFPATPALVHIDGSDGPQLLKKPGVKAFDHGAVATPIKMRSQAIYPTATPGVWFQLHGSLGPEPILRSIGVDANANFASGDEAYEHIKKITQTYTASDLEQLMVNRGFPGSIVHSPAGWLDTMMGRSLARHPLINYNKVDLTEAIPPVAFPTAQENPDARPLAGIKVLELARVIAAPACGTILAAMGADVIRVNSSRLPDFTPAQLTLMAGKRSIDLDVGKDEDRETLEALIADADVIIQGYRLGSLERRGFGKSLALKLAAARKRGVVYLDENCYGPDGYYAERPGWQQVADAAAGSSYVIGKAYGFPDGQGVLPSLPISDMSTGILSAVNVMSMLRDRARYGGSWWGCSSLTAYNATTLQPWVGLYQPDIVKRIQDRFQFEPMTSDIHVIELYYAIVQAWDKYAKRNGNSYTRNEEFYTHFKDSVYGGDLRILAPIVQYKNPMDKKSTPAWTSPPVPFCFNETAVFN; this comes from the exons ATGGCTACTCAAGTCAGAGTTGAGGGCGTGTATGGCCCTGGATCATTCACTGATACAGCTTTTACGCCGGTGCCTGTGGAGAGCAAGAGGCTACTTGTAGAGCTTGCAAAGAAAACGCCCGGTTTTACTACGGATCAGTCCCTCATTGATGGAGTGAAGTTTGTTGGCAATGAACTCCCCTGCATACCAGGACCCATCAAGTCTCAAGCTTTCACCGCAGCTCTTCATGGGTTAGCGGGCATCATCGGGCAAGAGATCCTGCAGCTGCGTGGATTCGCGACCTCCGGAGAAACTACGATCAACACTGATGCCGCCGGCATGTTCCCTGCGACACCTGCTCTGGTACACATTGATGGGTCTGACGGCCCACAGCTCCTCAAAAAGCCTGGTGTAAAAGCGTTTGATCACGGTGCTGTCGCGACGCCTATTAAAATGCGATCGCAGGCCATCTATCCAACGGCCACTCCTGGAGTCTGGTTTCAACTCCACGGCAGCTTGGGCCCAGAGCCCATTCTTCGATCTATTGGGGTTGATGCGAACGCCAATTTTGCATCAGGAGATGAGGCGTATGAGCATATTAAGAAAATAACCCAGACATACACTGCGAGTGACCTTGAACAGCTCATGGTAAATCGAGGTTTCCCGGGATCCATTGTGCACTCGCCCGCGGGCTGGCTGGACACCATGATGGgccgctcgctcgctcgacATCCACTCATCAACTACAACAAGGTCGATCTTACTGAGGCAATCCCACCAGTTGCATTTCCCACGGCACAGGAAAATCCAGACGCAAGGCCTCTTGCTGGCATTAAAGTGCTGGAGTTGGCGAGAGTCATTGCCGCACCAGCCTGCGGCACAATCTTGGCTGCAATGGGAGCCGACGTTATTCGTGTGAATAGCAGCCGTCTCCCTGACTTTACA CCGGCTCAACTCACACTTATGGCGGGAAAACGTTCTATCGATCTCGATGTCGGAAAAGACGAGGATCGAGAGACTCTTGAGGCTTTGAtagctgatgctgatgtcATCATCCAGGGCTACAGACTGGGATCACTTGAAAGGCGAGGATTTGGCAAGTCGCTGGCCCTGAagctggctgctgcgcgcAAGCGTGGCGTTGTCTACTTGGACGAGAATTGCTATGGCCCCGACGGGTACTACGCTGAGCGTCCTGGATGGCAGCAGGTTGCCGACGCTGCTGCGGGCAGTTCGTATGTCATTGGCAAGGCCTACGGCTTCCCTGATGGCCAGGGCGTTCTCCCTTCACTTCCAATCAGCGACATGTCTACGGGCATCCTCTCTGCAGTCAACGTCATGAGCATGCTGAGAGATCGGGCCCGCTACGGTGGCAGTTGGTGGGGCTGCTCGAGCTTGACAGCTTACAATGCGACGACACTGCAGCCTTGGGTCGGTCTGTACCAGCCAGACATCGTCAAGCGCATACAAGACAGGTTTCAATTTGAGCCAATGACAAGTGATATCCATGTTATCGAGCTGTACTACGCCATCGTCCAAGCCTGGGATAAATATGCTAAGCGCAACGGCAACTCGTACACCAGAAATGAGGAGTTTTACACCCATTTCAAAGACAGTGTCTACGGCGGGGATTTGCGTATCTTGGCGCCCATTGTGCAATATAAGAACCCTATGGATAAGAAGTCGACTCCTGCTTGGACGTCGCCGCCAGTGCCGTTCTGCTTTAACGAGACGGCTGTCTTTAACTAA